The following proteins are encoded in a genomic region of Hydra vulgaris chromosome 05, alternate assembly HydraT2T_AEP:
- the LOC100200433 gene encoding LIM domain-binding protein 3 isoform X1, protein MSSDLYEVILDGGGPWGIRLQGGKDFGIPLNIARVTPGSKAANKRLIDGDQIMEINYTPTETLTHMEAQNIIKNAGDKLQLKLKPGKGVSLGEIKQVGSGAFAANPSQTLYVTETVHSADVDHKYNAKPRAFGTTEPTASAAVSGKKFDPAEYARKKKEELEKYKEEKNNPKEIDSDVLKMLQNTHVNQGQGSFARLENQLQHEGTPQPTAFRMTAEGTDLTDVSPGSRQVMEDLKNRGTTGLSSTGNTTSRSFKLLQKITDDADDDLPPPPPDMFDHEHEAPKSGGTFKSMQHHIEAGTADEIKTVFSQPPGQRGQPIYAGPPKKITSPQGYVNPAPKSSMASGPNFKVGKAAAPTFKANPVQTYLSKPPPPPAVNAQEIQNPNSRLLSNSQYPSPQQTYESNKPSSPTNSYQQPVGGPGRFSPQSYGNPPPQPAGNINKIMTKGSPQSTTVTPQKGLVCHACEQPLIGPFVSAIGRTWHPEHFCCSACNTSLQNQAFVEENNSLYCEKCYNQYFAPKCAHCNNAIIGTATNDIICDMCLASADRVFDPLQCSLSINWLMKQLNEVNSSTDAAARQISENNARIKKARIAISKANADRKSHEEKISLCEKEIVKVSQALELKQKMLAAGANLRSANEKFAANMQILQSDLDTAKCKLYSWQSTLAEITTGYKLKCERLEVAQQRRCNLHIKMNELQTTLDEMNRRIKEIKRKQESRTQAGVTMLEEVKLLEFAVEEVETRKVFAEQHLESLRLYEEMLKSEHLQQRVANLNLQDEVEIAQRKKKDLMRQLNISHPMQVLR, encoded by the exons atgagcaGTGATTTATATGAAGTGATATTGGATGGTGGTGGTCCATGGGGAATTCGTCTCCAAGGAGGCAAAGATTTTGGAATACCTTTAAATATTGCACGA gtaacACCTGGAAGCAAAGCTGCTAACAAAAGACTTATTGATGGCGATCAAATAATGGAAATTAATTACACACCAACTGAAACACTGACTCATATGGAAgctcaaaatattataaaaaatgctggTGACAAACTGCAACTTAAACTAAa gccTGGCAAAGGTGTATCACTAGGTGAAATCAAGCAAGTTGGTAGTGGTGCATTTGCTGCAAACCCAAGTCAAACTTTGTATGTAACTGAAACTGTACATTCTGCTGATGTTGACCATAAATATAATGCTAAGCCACGAGCTTTTGGCACTACTGAACCAACTGCTAGTGCTGCTGTGTCTGGCAAGAAGTTTGATCCTGCAGAATATGCAAGAAAAAA aaaagaAGAACTAGAAAAatacaaagaagaaaaaaacaatccTAAAGAAATAGATTCAGATGTTctcaaaatgctacaaaacacTCATGTCAACCAAGGTCAAGGATCATTTGCTCGACTAGAAAATCAGCTTCAGCATGAAG GAACTCCACAGCCGACTGCTTTTCGTATGACGGCTGAGGGAACAGATTTAACTGATG TTTCACCTGGTTCACGTCAAGTAATGGAGGATTTAAAAAATCGAGGAACAACTGGTTTAAGTAGTACTGGTAACACAACTTCTCGCTCATTCAAACTTTTGCAGAAGATAACTGATGATGCAGATGACG atTTGCCTCCTCCTCCGCCTGATATGTTCGATCATGAACACGAGGCACCAAAATCTGGAGGAACATTTAAATCTATGCAGCATCATATTGAAGCAGGAACTGCAG atgaaataaAGACAGTTTTTAGTCAGCCACCTGGGCAAAGAGGACAACCAATTTATGCTGGAcctccaaaaaaaataacatcccCACAAGGATATGTCAATCCAGCTCCAAAGTCTTCTATGGCTTCTGGGCCAAACTTCAAAGTCGGAAAAGCTGCGGCACCTACTTTTAAAGCTAATCCAGTTCAAACATATTTAAGTAAGCCACCTCCTCCACCTGCAGTTAATGCACAAGAAATTCAAAATCCAAATTCACGCCTGTTATCTAACAGCCAATATCCATCTCCTCAACAAACTTATGAAAGCAATAAACCTTCTTCACCAACCAACTCTTATCAACAACCTGTTGGTGGGCCTGGAAGATTTTCTCCACAATCTTATGGCAACCCGCCACCTCAGCCAGCTggaaatatcaataaaattatgaCAAAAGGTAGTCCACAGAGCACTACAGTAACCCCACAGAAAGGATTGGTATGCCATGCTTGTGAACAGCCTTTgat agGACCGTTTGTTAGTGCCATAGGTAGGACATGGCACCCAGAACATTTTTGCTGCTCTGCGTGTAACACGTCCCTTCAAAACCAAGCTTTTGTAGAGGAAAATAATTCACTTTATTGTGAAAAATGCTACAATCAATACTTTGCTCCCAAGTGTGCTCATTGTAACAATGCTATCATTGGA ACAGCGACAAATGACATCATCTGTGACATGTGCTTGGCATCAGCAGATAGAGTGTTTGATCCCCTGCAATGTTCTTTATCTATCAATTGGTTGATGAAGCAGTTAAATGAGGTTAATAGTTCCACTGATGCAGCTGCTCGACAGATTAGTGAGAACAATGCACGTATAAAAAAAGCGCGTATAGCAATAAGTAAAGCTAATGCAGATCGCAAATCACATGAAGAAAAAATTTCCTTATGTGAAAAAGAAATAGTCAAAGTAAGCCAAGCACTTGAATTAAAGCAGAAAATGTTGGCTGCTGGAGCAAATTTGCGTAGTGCAAATGAAAAGTTTGCTGCAAACATGCAGATTTTGCAGAGTGATTTAGATACAGCCAAGTGTAAGTTATATTCTTGGCAATCAACTTTAGCAGAAATAACAACAGGCTATAAGCTAAAATGTGAACGTTTAGAAGTTGCTCAACAACGACGATGCAACTTGCATATTAAAATGAATGAGTTGCAAACCACTTTAGATGAAATGAATAGAcgtattaaagaaataaaacgaAAACAGGAATCAAGAACTCAGGCAGGTGTAACAATGTTAGAAGAAGTAAAATTACTGGAATTTGCTGTAGAAGAGGTCGAAACTCGTAAGGTATTTGCTGAACAGCATTTAGAATCTCTAAGACTATATGAAGAAATGCTAAAAAGCGAGCATTTACAGCAGAGAGTTGCAAACCTTAATCTTCAAGATGAAGTTGAAATAGCTCAGCGAAAGAAAAAAGACTTGATGAGGCAGCTTAATATTAGTCATCCAATGCAAGTTTTGCGAtga
- the LOC100200433 gene encoding uncharacterized protein LOC100200433 isoform X4: MSSDLYEVILDGGGPWGIRLQGGKDFGIPLNIARVTPGSKAANKRLIDGDQIMEINYTPTETLTHMEAQNIIKNAGDKLQLKLKPGKGVSLGEIKQVGSGAFAANPSQTLYVTETVHSADVDHKYNAKPRAFGTTEPTASAAVSGKKFDPAEYARKKKEELEKYKEEKNNPKEIDSDVLKMLQNTHVNQGQGSFARLENQLQHEDLPPPPPDMFDHEHEAPKSGGTFKSMQHHIEAGTADEIKTVFSQPPGQRGQPIYAGPPKKITSPQGYVNPAPKSSMASGPNFKVGKAAAPTFKANPVQTYLSKPPPPPAVNAQEIQNPNSRLLSNSQYPSPQQTYESNKPSSPTNSYQQPVGGPGRFSPQSYGNPPPQPAGNINKIMTKGSPQSTTVTPQKGLVCHACEQPLIGPFVSAIGRTWHPEHFCCSACNTSLQNQAFVEENNSLYCEKCYNQYFAPKCAHCNNAIIGTATNDIICDMCLASADRVFDPLQCSLSINWLMKQLNEVNSSTDAAARQISENNARIKKARIAISKANADRKSHEEKISLCEKEIVKVSQALELKQKMLAAGANLRSANEKFAANMQILQSDLDTAKCKLYSWQSTLAEITTGYKLKCERLEVAQQRRCNLHIKMNELQTTLDEMNRRIKEIKRKQESRTQAGVTMLEEVKLLEFAVEEVETRKVFAEQHLESLRLYEEMLKSEHLQQRVANLNLQDEVEIAQRKKKDLMRQLNISHPMQVLR; this comes from the exons atgagcaGTGATTTATATGAAGTGATATTGGATGGTGGTGGTCCATGGGGAATTCGTCTCCAAGGAGGCAAAGATTTTGGAATACCTTTAAATATTGCACGA gtaacACCTGGAAGCAAAGCTGCTAACAAAAGACTTATTGATGGCGATCAAATAATGGAAATTAATTACACACCAACTGAAACACTGACTCATATGGAAgctcaaaatattataaaaaatgctggTGACAAACTGCAACTTAAACTAAa gccTGGCAAAGGTGTATCACTAGGTGAAATCAAGCAAGTTGGTAGTGGTGCATTTGCTGCAAACCCAAGTCAAACTTTGTATGTAACTGAAACTGTACATTCTGCTGATGTTGACCATAAATATAATGCTAAGCCACGAGCTTTTGGCACTACTGAACCAACTGCTAGTGCTGCTGTGTCTGGCAAGAAGTTTGATCCTGCAGAATATGCAAGAAAAAA aaaagaAGAACTAGAAAAatacaaagaagaaaaaaacaatccTAAAGAAATAGATTCAGATGTTctcaaaatgctacaaaacacTCATGTCAACCAAGGTCAAGGATCATTTGCTCGACTAGAAAATCAGCTTCAGCATGAAG atTTGCCTCCTCCTCCGCCTGATATGTTCGATCATGAACACGAGGCACCAAAATCTGGAGGAACATTTAAATCTATGCAGCATCATATTGAAGCAGGAACTGCAG atgaaataaAGACAGTTTTTAGTCAGCCACCTGGGCAAAGAGGACAACCAATTTATGCTGGAcctccaaaaaaaataacatcccCACAAGGATATGTCAATCCAGCTCCAAAGTCTTCTATGGCTTCTGGGCCAAACTTCAAAGTCGGAAAAGCTGCGGCACCTACTTTTAAAGCTAATCCAGTTCAAACATATTTAAGTAAGCCACCTCCTCCACCTGCAGTTAATGCACAAGAAATTCAAAATCCAAATTCACGCCTGTTATCTAACAGCCAATATCCATCTCCTCAACAAACTTATGAAAGCAATAAACCTTCTTCACCAACCAACTCTTATCAACAACCTGTTGGTGGGCCTGGAAGATTTTCTCCACAATCTTATGGCAACCCGCCACCTCAGCCAGCTggaaatatcaataaaattatgaCAAAAGGTAGTCCACAGAGCACTACAGTAACCCCACAGAAAGGATTGGTATGCCATGCTTGTGAACAGCCTTTgat agGACCGTTTGTTAGTGCCATAGGTAGGACATGGCACCCAGAACATTTTTGCTGCTCTGCGTGTAACACGTCCCTTCAAAACCAAGCTTTTGTAGAGGAAAATAATTCACTTTATTGTGAAAAATGCTACAATCAATACTTTGCTCCCAAGTGTGCTCATTGTAACAATGCTATCATTGGA ACAGCGACAAATGACATCATCTGTGACATGTGCTTGGCATCAGCAGATAGAGTGTTTGATCCCCTGCAATGTTCTTTATCTATCAATTGGTTGATGAAGCAGTTAAATGAGGTTAATAGTTCCACTGATGCAGCTGCTCGACAGATTAGTGAGAACAATGCACGTATAAAAAAAGCGCGTATAGCAATAAGTAAAGCTAATGCAGATCGCAAATCACATGAAGAAAAAATTTCCTTATGTGAAAAAGAAATAGTCAAAGTAAGCCAAGCACTTGAATTAAAGCAGAAAATGTTGGCTGCTGGAGCAAATTTGCGTAGTGCAAATGAAAAGTTTGCTGCAAACATGCAGATTTTGCAGAGTGATTTAGATACAGCCAAGTGTAAGTTATATTCTTGGCAATCAACTTTAGCAGAAATAACAACAGGCTATAAGCTAAAATGTGAACGTTTAGAAGTTGCTCAACAACGACGATGCAACTTGCATATTAAAATGAATGAGTTGCAAACCACTTTAGATGAAATGAATAGAcgtattaaagaaataaaacgaAAACAGGAATCAAGAACTCAGGCAGGTGTAACAATGTTAGAAGAAGTAAAATTACTGGAATTTGCTGTAGAAGAGGTCGAAACTCGTAAGGTATTTGCTGAACAGCATTTAGAATCTCTAAGACTATATGAAGAAATGCTAAAAAGCGAGCATTTACAGCAGAGAGTTGCAAACCTTAATCTTCAAGATGAAGTTGAAATAGCTCAGCGAAAGAAAAAAGACTTGATGAGGCAGCTTAATATTAGTCATCCAATGCAAGTTTTGCGAtga
- the LOC100200433 gene encoding PDZ and LIM domain protein 5 isoform X2 yields MSSDLYEVILDGGGPWGIRLQGGKDFGIPLNIARVTPGSKAANKRLIDGDQIMEINYTPTETLTHMEAQNIIKNAGDKLQLKLKPGKGVSLGEIKQVGSGAFAANPSQTLYVTETVHSADVDHKYNAKPRAFGTTEPTASAAVSGKKFDPAEYARKKKEELEKYKEEKNNPKEIDSDVLKMLQNTHVNQGQGSFARLENQLQHEVSPGSRQVMEDLKNRGTTGLSSTGNTTSRSFKLLQKITDDADDDLPPPPPDMFDHEHEAPKSGGTFKSMQHHIEAGTADEIKTVFSQPPGQRGQPIYAGPPKKITSPQGYVNPAPKSSMASGPNFKVGKAAAPTFKANPVQTYLSKPPPPPAVNAQEIQNPNSRLLSNSQYPSPQQTYESNKPSSPTNSYQQPVGGPGRFSPQSYGNPPPQPAGNINKIMTKGSPQSTTVTPQKGLVCHACEQPLIGPFVSAIGRTWHPEHFCCSACNTSLQNQAFVEENNSLYCEKCYNQYFAPKCAHCNNAIIGTATNDIICDMCLASADRVFDPLQCSLSINWLMKQLNEVNSSTDAAARQISENNARIKKARIAISKANADRKSHEEKISLCEKEIVKVSQALELKQKMLAAGANLRSANEKFAANMQILQSDLDTAKCKLYSWQSTLAEITTGYKLKCERLEVAQQRRCNLHIKMNELQTTLDEMNRRIKEIKRKQESRTQAGVTMLEEVKLLEFAVEEVETRKVFAEQHLESLRLYEEMLKSEHLQQRVANLNLQDEVEIAQRKKKDLMRQLNISHPMQVLR; encoded by the exons atgagcaGTGATTTATATGAAGTGATATTGGATGGTGGTGGTCCATGGGGAATTCGTCTCCAAGGAGGCAAAGATTTTGGAATACCTTTAAATATTGCACGA gtaacACCTGGAAGCAAAGCTGCTAACAAAAGACTTATTGATGGCGATCAAATAATGGAAATTAATTACACACCAACTGAAACACTGACTCATATGGAAgctcaaaatattataaaaaatgctggTGACAAACTGCAACTTAAACTAAa gccTGGCAAAGGTGTATCACTAGGTGAAATCAAGCAAGTTGGTAGTGGTGCATTTGCTGCAAACCCAAGTCAAACTTTGTATGTAACTGAAACTGTACATTCTGCTGATGTTGACCATAAATATAATGCTAAGCCACGAGCTTTTGGCACTACTGAACCAACTGCTAGTGCTGCTGTGTCTGGCAAGAAGTTTGATCCTGCAGAATATGCAAGAAAAAA aaaagaAGAACTAGAAAAatacaaagaagaaaaaaacaatccTAAAGAAATAGATTCAGATGTTctcaaaatgctacaaaacacTCATGTCAACCAAGGTCAAGGATCATTTGCTCGACTAGAAAATCAGCTTCAGCATGAAG TTTCACCTGGTTCACGTCAAGTAATGGAGGATTTAAAAAATCGAGGAACAACTGGTTTAAGTAGTACTGGTAACACAACTTCTCGCTCATTCAAACTTTTGCAGAAGATAACTGATGATGCAGATGACG atTTGCCTCCTCCTCCGCCTGATATGTTCGATCATGAACACGAGGCACCAAAATCTGGAGGAACATTTAAATCTATGCAGCATCATATTGAAGCAGGAACTGCAG atgaaataaAGACAGTTTTTAGTCAGCCACCTGGGCAAAGAGGACAACCAATTTATGCTGGAcctccaaaaaaaataacatcccCACAAGGATATGTCAATCCAGCTCCAAAGTCTTCTATGGCTTCTGGGCCAAACTTCAAAGTCGGAAAAGCTGCGGCACCTACTTTTAAAGCTAATCCAGTTCAAACATATTTAAGTAAGCCACCTCCTCCACCTGCAGTTAATGCACAAGAAATTCAAAATCCAAATTCACGCCTGTTATCTAACAGCCAATATCCATCTCCTCAACAAACTTATGAAAGCAATAAACCTTCTTCACCAACCAACTCTTATCAACAACCTGTTGGTGGGCCTGGAAGATTTTCTCCACAATCTTATGGCAACCCGCCACCTCAGCCAGCTggaaatatcaataaaattatgaCAAAAGGTAGTCCACAGAGCACTACAGTAACCCCACAGAAAGGATTGGTATGCCATGCTTGTGAACAGCCTTTgat agGACCGTTTGTTAGTGCCATAGGTAGGACATGGCACCCAGAACATTTTTGCTGCTCTGCGTGTAACACGTCCCTTCAAAACCAAGCTTTTGTAGAGGAAAATAATTCACTTTATTGTGAAAAATGCTACAATCAATACTTTGCTCCCAAGTGTGCTCATTGTAACAATGCTATCATTGGA ACAGCGACAAATGACATCATCTGTGACATGTGCTTGGCATCAGCAGATAGAGTGTTTGATCCCCTGCAATGTTCTTTATCTATCAATTGGTTGATGAAGCAGTTAAATGAGGTTAATAGTTCCACTGATGCAGCTGCTCGACAGATTAGTGAGAACAATGCACGTATAAAAAAAGCGCGTATAGCAATAAGTAAAGCTAATGCAGATCGCAAATCACATGAAGAAAAAATTTCCTTATGTGAAAAAGAAATAGTCAAAGTAAGCCAAGCACTTGAATTAAAGCAGAAAATGTTGGCTGCTGGAGCAAATTTGCGTAGTGCAAATGAAAAGTTTGCTGCAAACATGCAGATTTTGCAGAGTGATTTAGATACAGCCAAGTGTAAGTTATATTCTTGGCAATCAACTTTAGCAGAAATAACAACAGGCTATAAGCTAAAATGTGAACGTTTAGAAGTTGCTCAACAACGACGATGCAACTTGCATATTAAAATGAATGAGTTGCAAACCACTTTAGATGAAATGAATAGAcgtattaaagaaataaaacgaAAACAGGAATCAAGAACTCAGGCAGGTGTAACAATGTTAGAAGAAGTAAAATTACTGGAATTTGCTGTAGAAGAGGTCGAAACTCGTAAGGTATTTGCTGAACAGCATTTAGAATCTCTAAGACTATATGAAGAAATGCTAAAAAGCGAGCATTTACAGCAGAGAGTTGCAAACCTTAATCTTCAAGATGAAGTTGAAATAGCTCAGCGAAAGAAAAAAGACTTGATGAGGCAGCTTAATATTAGTCATCCAATGCAAGTTTTGCGAtga